One Struthio camelus isolate bStrCam1 chromosome 10, bStrCam1.hap1, whole genome shotgun sequence genomic region harbors:
- the ATMIN gene encoding ATM interactor isoform X2 — protein sequence MRKGLKTSQKFYCCPIEGCPRGPNRPFSQFSLVKQHFMKMHAEKKHKCDKCSNSYGTEWYLKRHIEDCGKTFQCTCGCPYASRTALLSHIYRTGHEIPAEHRDPPSKKKKMETSIHNQQLTEKANEAFINAHNSSPVTQELDSSEVKLVAPKQMQPKCTPKMLLPKPKVALVKLPVMQLAHLPVFVSATDSSVRPVVVAVDNQGSVMSTVHLLPQSVGILIPALEAETLVFKDTMPVSKVTNSGDNEPVSTGVQVDLDKVTSTNTGQELGNVCHKSKISSINVQTDLSYISQNFVPAAAWTPDSSVSSCSQTDLSFSSQVSLPISVQTQTLLPASKLTSSIAAQTDAFSQACFPTCGISRETQTNRRQNSMDGRVQMDQAVMCSDIFDNVHSSYTVSTQIGLPENNLMAANIEETLLQRSNCKSLNQDTVKSESLISFNTQTNILPPQNTMDNQTQTMDLLSDLENIFSGNMSGQTLDNRGLLSDASSNADTHLPSGPSQSTGIDFDIEEFFSASNIQTQTEESELGTLNSEPVLESLDIETQTDFLFSDSATQSYSCRGNSNFLGLEMFDTQTQTDLNFFLDSNTHLPLGSILKQSSFSMSTDSSDTETQTEVYPATKNIPSQNIESKVQLNSAETQTMDSCFENLGNLFLTSNETQTAMDDFLLADLAWNTMESQFSSVETQTCEELCSLLQSSDKSSR from the exons ATGAGGAAGGGTTTGAAAACTTCACAGAAATTCTACTGCTGTCCTATTGAAGGCTGCCCTAGAGGACCAAACAGACCATTTTCCCAATTTTCTCTTGTAAAACAG CACTTTATGAAAATGCATGCTGAAAAGAAGCACAAATGTGATAAATGTAGTAACTCCTATGGTACAGAATGGTACTTGAAACGGCACATAGAGGACTGTGGCAAGACTTTCCAGTGTACTTGCGGGTGCCCTTATGCCAGCAGAACAGCATTACTGTCTCATATTTACAGAACTGGCCATGAAATTCCTGCAGAACACAG GGATCCTcctagtaagaaaaagaaaatggaaacctcCATACATAATCAGCAGTtgacagagaaagcaaatgaagCGTTCATCAATGCACACAACAGTAGTCCTGTCACTCAGGAACTGGATTCATCTGAAGTGAAATTAGTAGCCCCTAAGCAAATGCAGCCAAAATGTACACCGAAGATGCTTTTACCAAAGCCCAAGGTGGCTTTGGTTAAACTTCCAGTGATGCAGCTTGCTCACTTGCCTGTATTTGTATCTGCAACAGACTCTTCTGTCAGACCTGTTGTAGTGGCTGTTGATAATCAAGGGTCAGTTATGAGTACTGTTCATTTATTGCCTCAATCTGTAGGAATTCTGATTCCAGCACTGGAGGCAGAAACACTTGTATTTAAAGACACTATGCCTGTTTCAAAAGTGACAAATTCTGGTGATAATGAGCCAGTAAGTACTGGTGTGCAAGTTGACTTGGATAAGGTTACATCAACTAACACAGGACAAGAGCTGGGGAATGTTTGTCACAAGAGTAAAATATCTTCCATAAATGTGCAGACTGACTTATCTTATATTTCACAGAACTTTGTACCAGCTGCAGCCTGGACTCCTGATTCTTCTGTATCCTCTTGCTCTCAGACAGATCTGTCGTTCAGTTCACAGGTGTCATTACCCATCAGTGTACAAACGCAGACACTGCTGCCTGCTTCTAAACTGACTTCATCCATAGCTGCTCAGACTGATGCTTTTAGTCAGGCTTGTTTTCCAACATGCGGTATTTCTAGAGAGACTCAAACCAATCGAAGGCAGAACTCTATGGATGGAAGAGTGCAAATGGACCAGGCCGTAATGTGCAGTGACATCTTTGACAATGTTCATTCGTCATACACTGTTTCCACTCAGATTGGACTTCCAGAGAACAATTTAATGGCTGCAAATATAGAGGAAACCTTGCTGCAAAGAAGTAATTGCAAGAGCTTGAATCAAGATACAGTGAAGTCAGAATCCCTTATCAGCTTCAATACACAGACTAATATACTTCCACCTCAAAATACAATGGATAATCAAACCCAGACAATGGACTTACTAAGTGATCTGGAAAACATCTTTTCAGGAAACATGTCTGGCCAGACGCTGGATAATCGTGGCCTTTTGTCTGACGCTAGTTCTAATGCTGACACACATCTGCCATCTGGCCCATCGCAGAGCACGGGAATAGACTTTGATATTGAAGAGTTTTTTTCAGCATCCAATATCCAAACTCAAACTGAAGAGAGTGAGCTTGGTACCCTAAACTCTGAGCCTGTTTTGGAGTCTCTGGACATCGAAACTCAGACTGATTTCTTATTTTCAGACAGCGCCACGCAATCATATAGCTGCAGAGGAAATTCTAACTTCTTAGGTTTGGAGATGTTTGATACGCAGACACAGACAGACTTGAATTTCTTTTTAGATAGTAATACCCATCTGCCTTTAGGCAGTATTCTGAAGCAGTCTAGTTTCTCCATGAGTACTGACTCATCTGATACAGAAACCCAGACGGAAGTATATCCTGCCACTAAAAATATACCTAGCCAGAACATAGAAAGCAAAGTCCAGTTGAATAGTGCTGAAACACAGACTATGGATAGTTGCTTTGAGAACCTTGGGAATTTATTCCTTACCAGCAATGAGACGCAGACAGCAATGGATGACTTTCTTCTGGCTGACTTAGCCTGGAATACAATGGAGTCCCAGTTCAGCTCCGTAGAAACACAAACCTGTGAAGAACTGTGCTCCTTGCTTCAGAGCTCTGACAAGTCCAGTCGTTGA
- the PPP1R3E gene encoding protein phosphatase 1 regulatory subunit 3E, with protein MDKAGSLHTSVPTPPPRLYLPRNFSCSACLYGSLAEQCKGGCSPEGEAAPPPVVREAAGDKPAAGEKPPRGREPSLPSVPPSPTQRRRAKSLPTPGERSLRPALQQSPSRRKTVRFADSLGLELTSVRHFCEADLPRVPPPRPADLLKTRKPPALGDLEPVLFGPPPPPLEPLFPPQPGASPGFAERVRQHKVRLEWVRAEPAGLRGAVRVLNLAYEKAVSVRYTLNRWASCAEVPAAYQPSGPADGLTDRFSFHLPLGAAAAAAAEASLEFAVRYRVAGAEYWDNNEGANYRLRGRPRSPAAAACLPGDPDSTAWIHFI; from the coding sequence ATGGATAAGGCAGGCTCGCTGCACACCTCCGTGCCCACGCCTCCGCCTCGCCTCTACCTGCCGCGCAACTTCAGCTGCAGCGCCTGCCTCTATGGCAGCCTGGCCGAGCAGTGCAAGGGGGGCTGCAGCCCCGAGGGCGAGGCGGCCCCCCCGCCCGTGGTGCGCGAGGCGGCCGGCGACAAACCGGCGGCCGGCGAGAAGCCTCCCCGCGGCCGggagccctcgctgccctccgtGCCGCCCAGCCCCACGCAGCGCCGCCGCGCCAAGTCGCTGCCCACGCCCGGCGAGCGCAGCCTGCGCCCGGCGCTGCAGCAGAGCCCGTCGCGCCGCAAGACCGTGCGCTTCGCCGACTCCCTCGGCTTGGAGCTCACCTCGGTGCGCCACTTCTGCGAGGCCGACCTGCCGcgggtgccgccgccgcgccccgccgacCTCCTCAAGACCAGGAAACCGCCGGCGCTGGGCGACCTGGAGCCGGTGCTGttcgggccgccgccgccgccgctggagcCGCTCTtcccgccgcagcccggcgccagccccggcttCGCGGAGCGGGTGCGGCAGCACAAGGTGAGGCTGGAGTGGGTGCGCGCCgagccggcggggctgcgcggcgccgtgCGCGTCCTCAACCTGGCCTACGAGAAGGCCGTGTCTGTGCGCTACACGCTGAACCGCTGGGCGAGCTGCGCCGAGGTGCCGGCCGCCTACCAGCCCTCGGGGCCGGCGGACGGCCTCACCGACCGcttctccttccacctgcccctgggcgccgccgctgccgccgccgccgaggcctcGCTGGAGTTCGCCGTGCGCTACCGCGTCGCCGGCGCCGAGTACTGGGACAACAACGAGGGCGCGAACTAccggctgcggggccggccccgctcgccggccgccgccgcctgcctccCGGGGGACCCCGACAGCACCGCCTGGATCCACTTCATCTGA
- the ATMIN gene encoding ATM interactor isoform X1 encodes MAAAAGRRGGGLGRPPAASAPPAGDLPPPRELVRPSVTELSQVRTNILCTVPGCGKVLPNSPALNMHLSKAHRLQDGKLNAPMRKGLKTSQKFYCCPIEGCPRGPNRPFSQFSLVKQHFMKMHAEKKHKCDKCSNSYGTEWYLKRHIEDCGKTFQCTCGCPYASRTALLSHIYRTGHEIPAEHRDPPSKKKKMETSIHNQQLTEKANEAFINAHNSSPVTQELDSSEVKLVAPKQMQPKCTPKMLLPKPKVALVKLPVMQLAHLPVFVSATDSSVRPVVVAVDNQGSVMSTVHLLPQSVGILIPALEAETLVFKDTMPVSKVTNSGDNEPVSTGVQVDLDKVTSTNTGQELGNVCHKSKISSINVQTDLSYISQNFVPAAAWTPDSSVSSCSQTDLSFSSQVSLPISVQTQTLLPASKLTSSIAAQTDAFSQACFPTCGISRETQTNRRQNSMDGRVQMDQAVMCSDIFDNVHSSYTVSTQIGLPENNLMAANIEETLLQRSNCKSLNQDTVKSESLISFNTQTNILPPQNTMDNQTQTMDLLSDLENIFSGNMSGQTLDNRGLLSDASSNADTHLPSGPSQSTGIDFDIEEFFSASNIQTQTEESELGTLNSEPVLESLDIETQTDFLFSDSATQSYSCRGNSNFLGLEMFDTQTQTDLNFFLDSNTHLPLGSILKQSSFSMSTDSSDTETQTEVYPATKNIPSQNIESKVQLNSAETQTMDSCFENLGNLFLTSNETQTAMDDFLLADLAWNTMESQFSSVETQTCEELCSLLQSSDKSSR; translated from the exons atggcggcggcggcggggcggcgtggCGGGGGGCTCGGGAGGCCCCCGGCGGCTTCGGCGCCGCCCGCGGGCGacctgccgccgccccgcgagCTGGTGCGGCCCTCGGTGACGGAGCTGTCCCAAGTGAGGACCAACATCCTGTGCACCGTGCCCGGCTGCGGCAAGGTCCTGCCCAACAGCCCGGCCCTCAACATGCACCTCAGCAAGGCCCACCGCCTGCAG GATGGAAAACTTAATGCACCAATGAGGAAGGGTTTGAAAACTTCACAGAAATTCTACTGCTGTCCTATTGAAGGCTGCCCTAGAGGACCAAACAGACCATTTTCCCAATTTTCTCTTGTAAAACAG CACTTTATGAAAATGCATGCTGAAAAGAAGCACAAATGTGATAAATGTAGTAACTCCTATGGTACAGAATGGTACTTGAAACGGCACATAGAGGACTGTGGCAAGACTTTCCAGTGTACTTGCGGGTGCCCTTATGCCAGCAGAACAGCATTACTGTCTCATATTTACAGAACTGGCCATGAAATTCCTGCAGAACACAG GGATCCTcctagtaagaaaaagaaaatggaaacctcCATACATAATCAGCAGTtgacagagaaagcaaatgaagCGTTCATCAATGCACACAACAGTAGTCCTGTCACTCAGGAACTGGATTCATCTGAAGTGAAATTAGTAGCCCCTAAGCAAATGCAGCCAAAATGTACACCGAAGATGCTTTTACCAAAGCCCAAGGTGGCTTTGGTTAAACTTCCAGTGATGCAGCTTGCTCACTTGCCTGTATTTGTATCTGCAACAGACTCTTCTGTCAGACCTGTTGTAGTGGCTGTTGATAATCAAGGGTCAGTTATGAGTACTGTTCATTTATTGCCTCAATCTGTAGGAATTCTGATTCCAGCACTGGAGGCAGAAACACTTGTATTTAAAGACACTATGCCTGTTTCAAAAGTGACAAATTCTGGTGATAATGAGCCAGTAAGTACTGGTGTGCAAGTTGACTTGGATAAGGTTACATCAACTAACACAGGACAAGAGCTGGGGAATGTTTGTCACAAGAGTAAAATATCTTCCATAAATGTGCAGACTGACTTATCTTATATTTCACAGAACTTTGTACCAGCTGCAGCCTGGACTCCTGATTCTTCTGTATCCTCTTGCTCTCAGACAGATCTGTCGTTCAGTTCACAGGTGTCATTACCCATCAGTGTACAAACGCAGACACTGCTGCCTGCTTCTAAACTGACTTCATCCATAGCTGCTCAGACTGATGCTTTTAGTCAGGCTTGTTTTCCAACATGCGGTATTTCTAGAGAGACTCAAACCAATCGAAGGCAGAACTCTATGGATGGAAGAGTGCAAATGGACCAGGCCGTAATGTGCAGTGACATCTTTGACAATGTTCATTCGTCATACACTGTTTCCACTCAGATTGGACTTCCAGAGAACAATTTAATGGCTGCAAATATAGAGGAAACCTTGCTGCAAAGAAGTAATTGCAAGAGCTTGAATCAAGATACAGTGAAGTCAGAATCCCTTATCAGCTTCAATACACAGACTAATATACTTCCACCTCAAAATACAATGGATAATCAAACCCAGACAATGGACTTACTAAGTGATCTGGAAAACATCTTTTCAGGAAACATGTCTGGCCAGACGCTGGATAATCGTGGCCTTTTGTCTGACGCTAGTTCTAATGCTGACACACATCTGCCATCTGGCCCATCGCAGAGCACGGGAATAGACTTTGATATTGAAGAGTTTTTTTCAGCATCCAATATCCAAACTCAAACTGAAGAGAGTGAGCTTGGTACCCTAAACTCTGAGCCTGTTTTGGAGTCTCTGGACATCGAAACTCAGACTGATTTCTTATTTTCAGACAGCGCCACGCAATCATATAGCTGCAGAGGAAATTCTAACTTCTTAGGTTTGGAGATGTTTGATACGCAGACACAGACAGACTTGAATTTCTTTTTAGATAGTAATACCCATCTGCCTTTAGGCAGTATTCTGAAGCAGTCTAGTTTCTCCATGAGTACTGACTCATCTGATACAGAAACCCAGACGGAAGTATATCCTGCCACTAAAAATATACCTAGCCAGAACATAGAAAGCAAAGTCCAGTTGAATAGTGCTGAAACACAGACTATGGATAGTTGCTTTGAGAACCTTGGGAATTTATTCCTTACCAGCAATGAGACGCAGACAGCAATGGATGACTTTCTTCTGGCTGACTTAGCCTGGAATACAATGGAGTCCCAGTTCAGCTCCGTAGAAACACAAACCTGTGAAGAACTGTGCTCCTTGCTTCAGAGCTCTGACAAGTCCAGTCGTTGA
- the C10H16orf46 gene encoding uncharacterized protein C16orf46 homolog: MSPAGRGAASGEGPGGAAAARAGLCGGGEQRPVRALRRLSERAAAAAAEEGRAAAPGGGWQEAVQGWGKTAPFARLQLQKQAKKSKANETVSSCLFCSDMLQPIDKSLGQEVKTRRNQPKSDGKLGVDAIADSASEEISIHSSKPNCYLKTDGVKTEIRHSKLHSVQTSRGEKKNLPIKEYCMWNLEDVKNPEAVRHKEIKPQGLNMLDPDGSGSLASKSSLLFPPVKDATPNDTSDFSCKNKKAVISQKMLNDTSVEIASYSQDAKVVEQKGKKGTDVINDKVKEKIEIHEPPSFAPSHTKVAVLQEDPEQSHWHCAPAANKNIATISNPTALKKNSHHACKQIPHTEGIQHTKHYDIQGSLTNNVRNRYAEVKQQKEAKMQEVPPLSGLLPSLMVSRVARTTLPSRLT; encoded by the exons atGAGCCCCGCCGGGCGGGGAGCGGCGTCGGGAGAGGGcccggggggcgcggcggcggcgcgggcggggctctgcggcggcggcgagcagcggcCGGTGCGCGCCCTGCGCCGCCTCAgcgagcgcgccgccgccgccgccgccgaggagggccgggccgcggcgcccggcggcggctggcAGGAGGCC GTGCAAGGTTGGGGTAAAACTGCTCCATTTGCCAGACTTCAGCTGCAAAAACAAGCCAAGAAATCAAAGGCAAATGAAACTGTCAGCAGCTGCCTCTTTTGCTCAGACATGTTGCAGCCTATTGACAAAAGTTTAGGCCAAGAAGTCAAGACTAGAAGAAATCAGCCAAAATCTGACGGCAAGTTAGGTGTAGATGCTATAGCTGATTCAGCTTCAGAGGAGATTTCAATCCATTCTAGTAAGCCTAACTGTTATCTTAAAACAGATGGCGTTAAAACAGAAATACGTCACAGCAAGTTACACTCTGTTCAAACATCCCGAGGTGAAAAGAAGAACCTGCCAATAAAGGAATACTGTATGTGGAACCTAGAAGACGTGAAAAATCCAGAAGCTGTGAGGCATAAAGAGATAAAACCCCAGGGGCTTAATATGCTTGATCCAGATGGCTCTGGATCTTTGGCTTCAAAGTCTTCACTACTATTTCCACCCGTGAAGGATGCCACTCCCAATGATACTTCAGACTTTTCTTGCAAAAATAAGAAGGCCGTTATCTCTCAGAAGATGCTCAATGATACTTCAGTTGAGATTGCTTCCTATAGTCAGGATGCTAAAGTTGTAGAACAGAAGGGTAAAAAAGGAACTGATGTCATCAATgacaaagtgaaggaaaaaatagaaattcaTGAACCACCATCTTTTGCGCCAAGCCATACAAAGGTCGCCGTCCTGCAAGAAGATCCTGAGCAGTCACACTGGCATTGCGCTCctgcagcaaacaaaaatattgcaACCATCTCTAATCCTACTGCTTTGAAGAAGAACAGTCATCATGCCTGTAAGCAGATTCCACATACGGAAGGAATACAACATACAAAACATTATGATATCCAAGGCTCTTTAACCAACAATGTAAGGAACAGATATGCTGAGGTcaaacaacaaaaagaagcaaaaatgcagGAGGTCCCACCACTTTCTGGACTATTGCCTTCCTTAATGGTCAGCCGCGTTGCAAGAACTACACTGCCATCTAGACTGACCTAA